One genomic region from Microcystis panniformis FACHB-1757 encodes:
- a CDS encoding RNA-guided endonuclease InsQ/TnpB family protein → MLVVEAKLKNGTPEQYHRLDEAIRTSQFVRNSCVRYWMDNKGTTRNDLQKLCAVLANNKETPWVNKLNSQARQSAADRAWQSINRFYQNCHAKIPGKKGFPRFKKHSRSVEYKLTGYKLSDDRRKIKFTDGFKAGEFDLWCNQKTLVYYSEQQIKRVRVVRRADGYYCQFLIDVERQEYHKPTGQITGIDLGLKEFYTDAQGNTVENLRYLRKSEKRLKKAQRRLSKRFRKGKKQSNNYHKQRIKVARLHLKVSRQRKDKAIKDALALVQSNDLVVYEALKVRNLVKNRKLAKSISDASWYQFTEWLNYFAKIYRIVFVAVPPHFTTQDCSVCGTRVQKTLSTRTHQCPNCQTVLDRDHNAAINILKKGLQYLGNYLNGTVGQTETDPNALGESDLWVFSGDIENLSCLVEQGISNSDVERIPRHSVA, encoded by the coding sequence ATGCTAGTCGTAGAAGCCAAGCTAAAAAACGGGACACCAGAACAATATCACCGGCTTGATGAAGCAATTAGGACATCTCAGTTTGTGCGTAACTCTTGTGTTCGTTATTGGATGGACAATAAGGGGACAACCCGGAATGATCTTCAAAAGCTTTGTGCGGTACTAGCTAACAATAAAGAGACACCATGGGTTAATAAATTAAACTCTCAAGCTCGTCAATCGGCTGCTGATAGAGCCTGGCAATCAATTAATAGGTTTTACCAGAATTGTCATGCTAAGATACCGGGGAAAAAGGGTTTTCCTCGGTTCAAAAAGCATAGCCGTTCGGTTGAGTATAAACTAACAGGCTACAAACTATCTGATGATAGACGTAAAATCAAGTTCACTGATGGTTTTAAAGCAGGAGAATTTGATTTATGGTGTAATCAAAAAACCTTAGTTTATTATTCAGAGCAACAGATTAAACGGGTAAGAGTTGTTAGACGTGCTGACGGTTATTATTGCCAGTTTTTGATTGACGTAGAACGGCAAGAATACCATAAACCAACGGGACAAATAACAGGAATTGACTTAGGGTTAAAGGAATTTTATACCGATGCTCAAGGGAATACTGTAGAGAATCTACGTTATTTAAGAAAGTCAGAAAAACGACTGAAAAAAGCACAAAGGAGATTATCAAAACGATTTCGTAAAGGAAAGAAACAGTCTAACAACTATCACAAGCAACGGATAAAAGTGGCTAGACTTCATCTTAAAGTATCAAGACAACGTAAAGACAAAGCAATTAAAGACGCTTTGGCGTTAGTCCAGTCTAATGATTTGGTAGTCTATGAAGCTTTAAAGGTAAGAAACTTAGTCAAAAACCGTAAACTTGCCAAGTCGATTAGTGATGCTTCTTGGTATCAATTCACTGAATGGTTGAATTATTTTGCCAAGATTTATCGGATTGTTTTTGTTGCTGTACCACCACATTTCACGACTCAAGATTGTTCAGTTTGTGGGACGAGAGTTCAAAAAACCTTAAGCACTAGAACTCATCAATGTCCTAATTGTCAAACAGTCTTAGATAGGGATCATAATGCAGCAATCAACATTCTTAAAAAAGGGTTACAATACTTGGGAAATTATCTCAACGGTACTGTTGGGCAAACAGAAACCGACCCAAACGCCTTGGGAGAGTCCGACCTCTGGGTTTTCAGTGGAGACATTGAAAATCTAAGTTGTCTCGTTGAACAAGGAATTTCTAACAGCGATGTGGAAAGAATCCCCCGTCACAGCGTAGCTTGA
- the corA gene encoding magnesium/cobalt transporter CorA, whose amino-acid sequence MTQLQPDIFVNHRPDTDGDEEEDYFDYFYDEPGSEPGTLIIEPDAKPSRIILIDYDEDNAIRKVDITPNACAPYIGTNTVSWMDIQGLGSETVLKQVGEIFNLHPLLLEDVVNVPQRPKLEDYNNQLLVISQMVRLKEDESGFDTEQVSFVLGKRYLLSFQEEELQDCFEIVRDRIRTSQGRVRKSGADYLTYLLLDTIIDGYFPVVEHYEDRIEALEDMIISNPDRDTMQEIYDVRRELLALRRLIWPMRNVLHLLMRDHHGIISDEVQIYFRDSYDHVIQILEIIEAYRELAASLMDVYMSTMGNKLNEIMKFLTVISTIFIPLTFIVGVYGMNFENMPELKGEWSYFLVWLVMLAVAGGLIFYFWRKGWFKPIYSLKEEAKS is encoded by the coding sequence ATGACCCAACTACAACCGGATATATTCGTTAACCACCGTCCCGATACCGATGGAGACGAGGAAGAAGACTACTTCGATTATTTTTATGATGAACCGGGTAGTGAACCAGGGACATTAATTATCGAACCGGATGCCAAACCCTCGCGGATTATTTTAATCGACTACGATGAAGATAACGCCATTCGCAAGGTGGATATTACTCCCAATGCTTGCGCCCCCTATATTGGCACAAATACCGTGTCTTGGATGGATATTCAAGGGTTAGGTAGTGAGACGGTTTTAAAACAGGTGGGAGAAATTTTTAATCTGCATCCTTTGTTATTAGAAGATGTGGTTAATGTGCCGCAGCGACCGAAGTTAGAGGACTATAACAATCAATTGTTAGTGATTTCTCAGATGGTGCGACTGAAAGAAGATGAAAGCGGTTTTGATACAGAACAAGTGAGTTTTGTCTTAGGAAAACGCTATCTTTTAAGTTTTCAAGAGGAGGAATTACAGGACTGTTTTGAGATAGTCAGAGATCGAATTCGCACTTCCCAGGGACGAGTACGGAAATCGGGGGCGGATTATTTAACCTATTTATTATTAGATACGATTATCGATGGTTATTTTCCCGTGGTAGAACACTACGAAGATCGGATTGAGGCTTTGGAAGATATGATCATTAGTAATCCCGATCGAGATACAATGCAGGAAATCTATGATGTCCGTCGGGAATTATTGGCACTGCGTCGCTTAATTTGGCCGATGCGAAATGTCCTACATTTACTGATGCGTGACCATCATGGTATAATCAGTGATGAAGTACAAATTTATTTTCGGGATTCCTACGACCACGTCATTCAAATTCTGGAAATTATCGAAGCTTATCGAGAATTAGCGGCGAGTTTGATGGATGTTTATATGTCCACTATGGGCAATAAATTAAACGAAATTATGAAGTTTTTAACCGTAATTTCGACGATTTTTATTCCCTTAACTTTTATCGTTGGTGTCTATGGCATGAACTTCGAGAATATGCCAGAATTGAAAGGAGAATGGAGTTATTTCCTTGTCTGGTTAGTCATGTTAGCCGTAGCGGGGGGCTTGATTTTTTACTTCTGGCGCAAAGGTTGGTTTAAACCAATTTATTCCCTGAAAGAGGAAGCAAAAAGTTAG
- a CDS encoding CHAT domain-containing protein, whose translation MTDDAIPSLNLAIASLATSNNFARWVTKAPLPGGYVHHDCEWTESLTTEWMAWQEMFCLQKMPTLPMLEQLEANYRPKLTLSGEGGSYGGRLMQKLGISLWQWLFQASIGQSFAQSQGIALGKNQPLRIRLECRNPYLILLPWEIMQQAGKQAISLHPNILFSRTTSDVEPLPPIKPTNSLNILLVIGEKQIKTAASSLNLTAINTSGETNPDQALESEATNLIQAISPGGSSSLQNWGVKVKVDTLIRPEAEELTRALDTGKYQAFFYAGHGIAAPNGGSLFLRPGEQLNGTELAQALVRNQVILAVFNACWGAYPAKSGQEMIPRSSLAEVLIHHGVPAVLAMRDAIADREALSFIEVFTRSLLGFKDKEAQMSKLFPSPRVPIDQAVRIARQQLLTLYKYNQPAWTLPILYMHPEFDGQLLQTLDETQSPTVMPNISGTMPAAFLYYLDRPERKWSIRGGGMNIGRDMENDLQIAEKWVSKNHCRIICRKNADYPDYQYFLADFSRFGTFIYQDGHWKQVHNQEVPLESGLQIRFGSHQGQILAFVVE comes from the coding sequence ATGACCGATGATGCCATCCCTAGTCTAAATTTAGCCATCGCTAGTTTAGCCACGAGTAATAATTTCGCCCGTTGGGTGACGAAAGCACCCCTACCGGGGGGATATGTGCATCATGACTGTGAATGGACCGAGAGTCTAACCACGGAATGGATGGCATGGCAGGAAATGTTCTGTCTGCAAAAAATGCCGACCTTGCCGATGTTAGAGCAATTAGAAGCAAATTATCGACCTAAACTGACTCTTTCGGGAGAAGGCGGCAGTTATGGCGGTCGATTAATGCAGAAACTAGGTATTAGTCTCTGGCAATGGTTATTTCAAGCATCAATTGGTCAAAGTTTCGCCCAAAGTCAGGGAATCGCTCTCGGCAAAAATCAGCCCCTGCGAATTCGCTTGGAATGTCGCAACCCCTATTTAATTCTGCTGCCCTGGGAAATTATGCAGCAAGCGGGTAAACAGGCCATATCTCTGCATCCGAATATACTCTTTAGCCGCACCACCAGCGATGTGGAACCATTGCCACCGATAAAACCGACTAATAGTCTCAATATTCTCTTAGTTATCGGCGAAAAACAGATTAAAACCGCCGCTAGTTCCCTCAACCTCACCGCCATTAATACCAGTGGAGAAACTAATCCCGACCAGGCACTGGAATCCGAGGCCACCAATCTCATCCAGGCCATCTCCCCTGGGGGCAGTAGTTCCCTCCAGAATTGGGGAGTGAAAGTCAAAGTCGATACCTTAATTCGACCGGAGGCCGAAGAACTGACCAGGGCCTTGGATACGGGTAAATATCAAGCTTTTTTCTACGCCGGCCACGGAATCGCCGCCCCCAATGGCGGTTCCCTATTTCTGCGGCCGGGGGAACAGCTAAACGGGACGGAGTTAGCCCAAGCTTTGGTGAGAAATCAAGTTATTTTAGCGGTTTTTAATGCCTGTTGGGGCGCTTATCCCGCTAAATCAGGTCAGGAGATGATTCCCCGTAGCAGTCTGGCGGAAGTCTTGATTCACCACGGCGTTCCCGCAGTTTTGGCCATGCGAGATGCGATCGCCGATCGAGAGGCCTTGAGTTTTATCGAAGTTTTTACCCGCAGCCTCCTCGGTTTCAAAGACAAAGAAGCGCAGATGTCCAAGTTGTTTCCCAGTCCAAGAGTCCCTATCGATCAGGCCGTTCGTATCGCTAGGCAGCAATTATTAACCCTCTACAAGTACAATCAACCCGCTTGGACTTTGCCGATTCTCTATATGCACCCAGAATTCGACGGGCAATTGCTGCAAACCCTTGATGAGACTCAATCACCGACGGTTATGCCCAATATCTCCGGAACCATGCCCGCCGCTTTCTTATACTATCTCGATCGTCCCGAAAGAAAATGGTCAATCCGTGGTGGTGGCATGAATATAGGACGGGACATGGAAAATGATCTACAGATTGCTGAAAAATGGGTTAGTAAAAACCATTGTCGGATAATTTGCCGTAAAAATGCCGATTATCCAGACTATCAATACTTTCTCGCAGATTTCTCCCGTTTTGGTACTTTTATCTATCAAGATGGCCACTGGAAACAGGTTCATAACCAAGAAGTTCCCCTAGAGTCCGGTTTACAGATTCGCTTCGGCAGTCACCAAGGCCAAATCCTCGCATTTGTGGTCGAATAA
- the holA gene encoding DNA polymerase III subunit delta: MPTIFYWGEDEFAINQAVKNLQVKLLDPNWIQFNYDKINGDRNEAIIEALNQAMTPVFGMGNRLVWLADTVICQQCSEDIFKELQRTLPNLPENSYLLLTSTKKPDSRLKSSKFIQNQAEVKEFELIPPWKVEEIAQRVREIAKEVGVKLTPDAIELLAESVGNNSRLLWMELEKLRLFKNNSAGTIDKKDILSLVNASNQSSLQLASAILKRETGKALELVNELLNRNENPLGITATLGGQFRTWAIVKLKIEEGEKDEKNIAAAAEIANPKRLYFIRKEIQSFSSKQLLATLPILLELEYRLKRGAEPLATLQTKIIELCCLLVT, from the coding sequence ATGCCGACAATATTTTATTGGGGAGAGGATGAATTTGCTATTAACCAAGCGGTGAAAAATCTGCAAGTAAAACTTCTCGATCCCAATTGGATACAGTTTAATTATGATAAAATTAATGGTGATCGCAATGAGGCAATTATCGAGGCCCTCAATCAAGCGATGACTCCAGTTTTCGGCATGGGAAATCGTTTAGTTTGGTTAGCCGATACGGTTATTTGTCAACAATGTTCTGAGGATATTTTCAAGGAATTACAGCGCACTTTGCCCAATTTACCCGAAAATTCCTATCTGTTATTAACCAGCACCAAAAAACCAGACTCCCGCTTAAAATCGAGCAAGTTTATCCAAAATCAGGCAGAGGTTAAAGAATTTGAACTAATTCCGCCTTGGAAAGTCGAGGAAATTGCCCAAAGAGTTAGGGAAATTGCCAAAGAAGTGGGAGTAAAATTAACTCCCGATGCGATCGAACTCTTAGCTGAATCAGTGGGAAATAACAGCCGCTTGCTGTGGATGGAGTTAGAAAAACTGCGTTTATTTAAAAATAATTCGGCGGGAACTATTGACAAAAAGGACATTTTAAGCTTAGTCAATGCCAGCAATCAAAGCAGCTTACAGTTAGCCAGTGCTATTTTAAAACGGGAGACAGGCAAGGCCCTAGAATTAGTCAATGAATTATTAAATCGCAACGAGAACCCCCTGGGTATCACTGCCACCCTAGGGGGTCAATTTCGCACTTGGGCAATAGTAAAATTAAAAATTGAAGAAGGAGAAAAAGACGAGAAAAATATCGCCGCCGCCGCCGAAATTGCTAACCCCAAACGACTGTATTTCATTCGCAAAGAGATACAATCCTTTTCTTCTAAGCAACTTCTCGCCACCTTGCCCATACTTCTCGAATTAGAATATCGTCTCAAGCGGGGTGCAGAACCTTTGGCAACTTTGCAAACAAAAATTATTGAACTTTGTTGTTTATTGGTGACTTAA
- a CDS encoding WD40 repeat domain-containing protein, producing MIKFWSLTSKAKLATLDQPTDKLLSLAISADGKYLIIGSADKNVKIWQNGQ from the coding sequence ATGATTAAGTTTTGGTCTTTAACAAGCAAAGCAAAATTAGCAACTCTTGATCAACCCACAGACAAACTGTTATCTTTAGCAATTAGTGCCGATGGTAAATATTTAATTATTGGTAGTGCTGACAAAAATGTAAAAATTTGGCAAAATGGGCAATAG
- a CDS encoding transposase — MAPPKGTKRQILDGIFYQLKNGCNWREFPKDFSPYSTMFWHYKQWKSQGIMVLRFVLCNGRGL; from the coding sequence CTGGCCCCCCCGAAAGGGACAAAACGACAGATTTTAGATGGGATTTTCTATCAACTCAAAAATGGCTGTAATTGGCGGGAATTCCCGAAAGATTTCTCTCCCTACTCCACCATGTTCTGGCATTATAAACAGTGGAAAAGTCAGGGAATCATGGTTCTTCGGTTTGTGTTATGCAATGGACGGGGGTTATAA
- a CDS encoding ATP-binding protein, with protein MSVGALIEFYFKLIICITIPEEPIDTLSEKPEATVNDLLIILRLLKEQGKFLVLLIDNYDVTLRPNSQYTKADIDTFVSQCRTLAQSEEQNISIVVTSSRRLSQIGPELTPDKSPWYNGYLFENLKPFTNQEVNLLLDRSESLLGWKQAIRKIADGNPALLQNACFLLYEELVSGNNLNEKKFIQEFQTNTLHLFQAIWQLSTETEQNLLMLLALSQLEGKLGRNRYTLGGIEAIFSQKQIELNNLVERGILKKVEGEENTTYSFCSSIMEWWVIKQIENSQEEELKKRQRGFLNLMSRQQTTRVNTAIRWLWQNKDKIASIIEQVGGLLS; from the coding sequence TTGAGCGTAGGCGCTCTCATCGAATTTTATTTTAAGTTAATTATTTGCATAACAATTCCCGAAGAGCCTATTGATACTCTTTCAGAAAAACCAGAAGCCACGGTTAATGATTTGCTTATTATCTTGCGTTTACTTAAAGAACAGGGTAAATTTTTAGTTTTACTTATCGATAATTACGATGTAACCTTACGTCCCAATTCCCAATATACGAAAGCTGATATAGATACCTTCGTCAGTCAGTGTCGTACCCTGGCTCAATCCGAGGAGCAAAATATCTCGATAGTTGTGACTTCATCTCGTCGGTTGAGTCAAATTGGTCCAGAACTTACACCTGATAAATCACCTTGGTATAATGGTTATTTATTTGAAAATCTTAAGCCTTTTACTAATCAGGAAGTAAACCTTTTACTCGATAGAAGTGAGAGTCTATTGGGTTGGAAACAAGCTATCCGTAAAATTGCTGATGGTAATCCAGCTTTACTGCAAAATGCTTGTTTCTTATTATATGAAGAATTGGTTTCGGGAAATAACCTTAATGAGAAAAAATTTATTCAAGAATTTCAAACAAACACTTTACACTTATTTCAAGCTATTTGGCAACTGTCCACTGAAACAGAGCAAAATTTGTTAATGTTGCTGGCTTTATCCCAATTAGAAGGCAAATTAGGGAGGAATCGATACACTCTCGGCGGAATTGAAGCGATTTTCAGTCAAAAACAAATAGAATTAAATAATTTGGTTGAGCGAGGTATCTTAAAGAAGGTAGAGGGAGAAGAAAATACTACTTATTCTTTCTGCTCATCTATAATGGAGTGGTGGGTGATTAAGCAAATCGAGAATAGCCAGGAAGAGGAGTTGAAAAAACGACAAAGAGGATTCCTTAATTTAATGAGCCGCCAACAGACGACAAGAGTTAATACTGCTATTCGTTGGCTATGGCAAAATAAAGATAAGATAGCATCTATCATTGAGCAAGTAGGGGGGTTATTATCATGA
- a CDS encoding SH3 domain-containing protein has product MMTTQTRHINPYIVGRPIYDRESFFGRGKLFRFIEDNLKQNTQVVLLHGQRRIGKSSVLMQIPNFVGLGEFVFIYFDLHDKTRLPLDSILQNLASTIADKLNIPQSESLSLNYKTVFSDEFLPQVIEVLKEQKRKMVWLLDEFDVLNDQTPDSPVESFFPYLETLIGQYNNLFIIPVIGRRVEDLTNLKSLFRQAVNQEIGLLEKSDAKALITEPAARYLKYDSQAIDVILELTSGHPYFTQVICNALFLEAEEEGKSEITCDDVTKIVDDAIETAEGGLAWFRDGLPIPERVVFSAVAQAEKMAEKTTNSVTEEPLKLLREYGVIITEALNKAPENLVQWEFLERVENSEFHYKIKVKLVRYWLVKRYPLRQAIWDLEKVDLDACRLFELAEDIAENRNLSTFYIYEQISQINPNYFTVLFKLAEDYLDTKNYQQALEKYNRAYKVDPTRAYEGYELTRGKKYRIWWNKNRLTLALLSVFLLTISVSINLFQLSQVQTHLKQKKARLDELEKLKEENARLAKQVRVFAPTPIQSKSTNATIVGNPGKTNIRSGPGLEYAPRHIAYPGDRVQVIESARNSDNLPWYKIYFPQSGADGWIAGNLLSIDPITNAKVSGTPGTKNIRSGAGTVYGVVGTVRTGDRVQILGSSYDKNGYQWYKVYHPQSGTTGWIAAQLISSD; this is encoded by the coding sequence ATGATGACAACACAAACAAGGCACATAAATCCCTATATTGTCGGTCGTCCCATTTATGACCGAGAGTCATTTTTTGGCCGAGGGAAACTTTTTAGATTTATTGAAGATAATCTCAAACAAAATACACAAGTTGTTTTGCTGCATGGTCAAAGACGTATTGGTAAATCTTCTGTACTCATGCAAATTCCTAATTTTGTGGGACTAGGTGAGTTCGTGTTTATCTATTTTGATTTGCATGATAAAACGCGACTACCACTTGACAGTATCTTACAAAATCTTGCTTCAACTATTGCTGATAAGTTGAATATTCCTCAATCAGAATCTTTGTCGTTGAATTATAAAACGGTTTTCTCTGATGAGTTTTTACCTCAAGTAATTGAGGTCTTAAAAGAGCAGAAACGAAAAATGGTTTGGTTATTAGACGAATTTGATGTTTTAAATGATCAAACACCTGATTCCCCAGTTGAATCTTTTTTCCCTTATCTGGAAACTCTTATCGGTCAATACAATAATTTATTTATCATTCCAGTAATAGGGAGAAGAGTAGAAGATTTAACCAACTTAAAAAGCTTATTTAGACAAGCTGTCAATCAAGAAATTGGCTTATTAGAAAAATCAGATGCTAAAGCATTAATTACTGAACCTGCTGCACGGTATTTAAAGTATGATTCTCAGGCTATCGATGTAATTTTAGAACTGACTTCAGGCCATCCTTATTTTACTCAAGTAATATGTAATGCTCTTTTTTTAGAAGCTGAAGAAGAGGGTAAGTCAGAAATTACCTGTGATGATGTTACTAAAATTGTCGATGATGCAATTGAAACCGCTGAAGGAGGACTAGCTTGGTTTCGAGATGGCTTACCCATTCCTGAAAGAGTTGTTTTTTCAGCAGTAGCGCAAGCGGAGAAAATGGCTGAGAAGACAACTAACTCAGTGACAGAAGAACCTTTAAAGCTACTCAGAGAATATGGAGTTATCATAACGGAAGCTTTAAATAAGGCTCCAGAAAATTTAGTTCAATGGGAATTTTTAGAGAGAGTAGAAAATTCAGAATTTCACTACAAAATTAAAGTTAAGCTAGTTCGTTATTGGTTGGTTAAACGCTATCCTTTAAGACAGGCTATCTGGGATTTAGAAAAAGTTGATTTAGATGCTTGCAGACTTTTTGAATTGGCCGAAGATATAGCTGAGAATCGTAATTTATCTACTTTTTATATCTATGAACAAATTTCACAAATAAATCCCAATTATTTTACGGTTTTATTTAAATTAGCTGAAGATTATCTTGACACTAAAAACTATCAACAAGCATTAGAAAAATATAACAGAGCATATAAAGTTGATCCTACACGCGCTTATGAAGGATATGAGCTAACGCGAGGAAAAAAATATAGAATTTGGTGGAATAAAAACCGATTAACATTAGCTTTATTATCTGTATTTTTACTAACAATAAGTGTTAGTATCAATCTGTTCCAACTGTCCCAAGTACAAACACACCTTAAACAAAAAAAAGCCAGACTTGACGAATTAGAAAAACTAAAGGAAGAAAATGCCAGACTTGCTAAACAAGTAAGAGTATTTGCTCCTACTCCTATACAATCCAAAAGCACTAATGCCACAATTGTAGGAAACCCAGGGAAGACAAATATTCGCAGTGGTCCTGGTTTAGAATATGCACCAAGACATATTGCCTATCCAGGCGATCGTGTTCAAGTTATCGAATCTGCTAGAAATAGTGATAACTTGCCCTGGTACAAAATTTATTTTCCCCAATCGGGGGCTGATGGATGGATTGCTGGTAATTTACTTTCTATTGACCCCATAACTAATGCTAAAGTTAGCGGCACTCCAGGAACTAAAAATATACGTTCTGGCGCTGGAACTGTTTATGGGGTGGTAGGAACTGTGCGTACAGGCGATCGTGTGCAAATTTTGGGTAGTAGCTATGATAAAAATGGTTATCAGTGGTATAAAGTCTATCATCCTCAGTCCGGTACGACAGGCTGGATTGCTGCTCAATTAATTAGTTCTGACTAG